The Penicillium digitatum chromosome 6, complete sequence genome has a window encoding:
- a CDS encoding uncharacterized protein (putative transposable element) produces the protein MTKIQKVRTLEHNDTDPSGWKQALAYQLIPYALEWLLDSNIPRPHKSHTSFGRWKYWSRLVASWMYNQIDVTLQNKLRNLSKMPKYADQLYDELMSMTQGSDRMQTAFIEMRKFDKMKRSDYNSASEYIEEYQRQYHVLARFKAAPHPSHGLSQVLQNIELEVMKVQFIREEVASLEPKKLTLDKVEEYWRALQAAADMEGVANATYNNNAGRGRGNGRGGLGGNRGGRGGHNNNGHNDDNTQSNKDTNAVEDDTATAKKKKKKGLRKQPADGKDIHEYAKEMRNGTQKDDNNMMQPAIA, from the coding sequence atgaccaaaatccagaaagttcggacactggaacacaatgacactgatccaagtggttggaaacaggcactggcttaccagctgatcccatatgcattggaatggttgttagacagcaacattcccagacctcacaagtcgcatacttcattcggaagatggaagtactggtctcgcttggttgctagctggatgtacaaccagatcgacgtcaccctacagaacaaactacgcaacctgtccaagatgcctaaatacgccgatcaactgtatgacgaactcatgtcaatgacacaaggaagtgatcggatgcagacagcgtttatcgagatgcggaagtttgacaagatgaaacgatcggactacaactcggcaagcgagtacattgaggaataccagcgacagtaccacgtgctagctagattcaaagcagcaccacacccatcacacggcttatcacaagttcttcaaaacattgaactggaagtcatgaaagtacagttcattagggaggaagttgcaagtctggagcctaagaaactcaccctcgacaaggtggaggagtactggagagcacttcaagcagcagctgacatggaaggtgtcgctaatgctacttacaacaacaatgccggccgaggccgaggcaatggaagaggtggtcttggaggaaaccgaggtggccgaggtggtcacaacaacaacggtcacaatgacgacaacacccaatccaacaaagataccaatgctgtcgaggatgatacagctactgctaaaaagaagaagaagaagggtcttcgcaagcagcctgccgatggcaaagacattcatgaatacgcaaaggagatgcgtaatggcacacaaaaggatgacaacaacatgatGCAGCCAGCCATCGCTTGA
- a CDS encoding Protein kinase-like domain, whose translation MSSMGELRRAERRIQFDVDALARAACHSVGRHVNDVASITKLAEGGFNRVLQVTFNDGYAVLARLPYKTTVPKHYAVASEAATLALLRAHGVPVPKVLAYSPDQTNAVGTEYILLERLEGTPLSDQWFSMDTKTRVKVMRQIVDLERRFMSINFPASGSLYHRHDLDGSQHFIPLSDDIVVGPTAQHEWWYRERASLKVDRGPWNTFSACFEAPAKRENEFCERFGKPRLHVERYLREIHQFQNLSPIPYQHLLTNYLKLAPYLDVPSGHRMSRPTLRHPDFSPNNILVNTSNDVVGIIDWQHAVILPLCLCAGIPDHFQNWGDPLSETLSKPEVKLPDNFDKLSNEEQGTVQEMMRRRIVHFYYAALTMKSLPDHFDAIRTENCMLRAKLFHHVQAPWEGDSVSLKYAMLQVLKNWPMSLDGGAQTRSVECPIQFSGEEMQKCSEDHRQEQEKLQELGEMRDLIGTDALGWVSDEDELERCRAIIQSIKDGWMEHSSTEMEKIAVRSHFPFDDHEESS comes from the exons ATGTCCTCTATGGGTG AGCTCCGTCGTGCTGAACGCCGTATTCAATTCGACGTGGATGCTCTTGCAAGGGCGGCCTGCCACTCTGTCGGTCGACATGTCAATGACGTGGCCTCGATCACAAAACTCGCGGAGGGGGGCTTCAATCGTGTCTTGCAAGTCACCTTCAATGACGGATATGCAGTTCTTGCAAGGCTACCGTACAAGACGACTGTCCCGAAACATTATGCAGTGGCCAGTGAGGCTGCTACACTCGCCCTTCTGCGTGCTCATGGGGTCCCAGTCCCAAAAGTCCTTGCGTATTCTCCAGATCAGACAAACGCCGTTGGAACTGAATATATTCTACTTGAAAGGCTTGAAGGAACACCCTTGAGTGACCAGTGGTTTTCCATGGATACCAAAACTCGGGTCAAAGTAATGAGACAGATTGTTGATTTGGAGAGACGATTCATGAGCATTAACTTCCCAGCAAGCGGAAGTCTTTATCACCGCCATGATCTCGACGGCTCACAACACTTTATCCCACTCTCGGACGATATCGTCGTTGGCCCAACTGCACAGCATGAATGGTGGTATCGAGAACGGGCCTCTCTGAAGGTTGACCGCGGCCCAT GGAATACCTTTTCTGCATGCTTCGAAGCACCCGCCAAGCGCGAGAACGAATTCTGTGAAAGATTTGGCAAACCACGCCTACACGTCGAAAGATACCTACGAGAAATACACCAGTTCCAAAACCTCTCACCTATTCCGTACCAACATCTTCTTACCAATTATTTAAAGTTAGCCCCCTACCTTGATGTCCCATCCGGCCACCGTATGTCTCGCCCGACTCTTCGCCATCCGGACTTTTCACCTAACAATATATTGGTGAATACGTCCAACGACGTGGTAGGGATCATTGACTGGCAGCATGCAGTCATTCTACCCCTCTGTCTGTGCGCTGGAATCCCCGATCATTTTCAAAATTGGGGCGATCCATTGTCCGAGACATTATCTAAGCCAGAGGTCAAATTACCAGACAATTTTGATAAACTCAGCAATGAAGAACAAGGAACTGTTCAAGAGATGATGCGGAGACGGATTGTCCATTTCTATTATGCTGCGTTAACCATGAAATCCCTGCCGGATCATTTTGACGCCATCAGAACCGAAAACTGTATGCTTCGAGCGAAGCTTTTTCATCATGTACAGGCTCCCTGGGAAGGGGACTCTGTCTCATTGAAGTATGCCATGTTACAGGTCCTCAAGAATTGGCCTATGTCGCTGGATGGAGGAGCGCAAACGAGATCTGTTGAGTGCCCAATTCAATTTTCTGGGGAAGAGATGCAGAAATGTTCGGAGGATCATCGCCAAGAACAAGAGAAACTACAGGAACTAGGCGAGATGAGGGATCTAATCGGGACAGATGCCCTAGGCTGGGTTTCAGATGAGGATGAGCTTGAACGGTGCAGGGCTATCATCCAGAGCATCAAAGACGGTTGGATGGAACATTCAAGCACTGAGATGGAGAAAATTGCGGTCCGTTCCCATTTTCCTTTTGATGATCACGAAGAAAGTTCGTGA
- a CDS encoding reverse transcriptase: MQGTQQDVPQGPSSNITLSRAELHEILDDALTRARTREVDNVRAIVDEVITARRDDIRGPPGRDGQDAPHSTAHWKTDDVGYFTPDPTSDVHVRTLRGTMYYTNVYAFINLLKALIPLKSEEVVRANLPSCLREAAARWYSAELSDEERQDLSVRSLELGWFATLERRFKPRATEAIVKVMAPSSVYSWRDVRAGRSVTEWAQNMLRDAQAAEITGTTTVLRLVWTRLEPALQRDIREPSPATTISQFMADLDLRYGQCPNQFVIKLMWNSIPNVQRQSQQRFPRNAYQPPSNVPQTQAQRTSYVPPQQQQPQGAYQPRQQQPQGQTNQAGQLVLSDKPWNQAGYSNTGYVARQPRARPAAAYQAEPQEVAPPDESLPAFYDGQHFYDPHTDAYYVDEEYNSYAEYPEEDPQAYWQAPPFQDNEDNEDDHDQPCYSVTEDLTPTTTYPKPDCTNGPVDLVHVATISRGQNKVACRSIMNNNPTAYALIYQTKAKKDLAYARLQDLDGFRERICDTANDFPCTAFPDNRPYDHTWQTVPEPSFDGQAFTYGRPFPNQDPPAQHAAKLKLIPWEDIYEILDSFGNPTARQRRRARREKEREENITQIDGAPDLVGPVISLLLAVEALWQYVGTSTNLTRITSLDHAGLIDFRARFVEGDPRVVRAMREGLGTSLNAVRDAIAFAEGLMLVDRCFETMKDETIEAEVGAIATLVRPPPQTPLSPHDQLAMDF, from the exons ATGCAGGGCACACAGCAGGACGTCCCGCAGGGACCTTCGTCCAATATCACCCTGTCGAGGGCTGAACTGCATGAAATCCTTGATGACGCGCTTACTCGAGCTCGTACACGCGAGGTCGACAACGTTCGAGCAATAGTTGACGAAGTCATCACGGCGCGTCGTGACGATATCCGCGGGCCACCGGGTCGAGACGGACAGGATGCACCACATAGCACCGCGCACTGGAAGACGGACGACGTAGGTTACTTCACACCTGACCCTACGTCAGACGTACATGTACGCACTCTTCGGGGAACCATGTACTACACGAATGTTTATGCCTTCATCAACCTGCTAaaggcattgatcccgttgaAATCTGAGGAAGTGGTCCGAGCGAACCTACCATCGTGCCTGCGGGAGGCAGCAGCTCGATGGTACAGCGCGGAGCTGTCAGACGAAGAGAGGCAGGATTTAAGTGTCCGCTCTCTGGAGTTGGGCTGGTTCGCCACCCTTGAAAGACGGTTCAAGCCGCGCGCCACAGAGGCGATCGTCAAAGTGATGGCACCGTCATCAGTCTACTCCTGGCGGGACGTACGCGCAGGGCGCAGTGTTACAGAATGGGCCCAAAACATGTTACGAGACGCCCAAGCAGCCGAGATAACAGGTACTACAACAGTGCTCCGCCTAGTGTGGACGCGTCTTGAACCAGCACTTCAGCGTGACATACGGGAACCCAGCCCAGCTACCACGATCTCGCAGTTCATGGCAGACTTAGATTTGCGTTATGGACAGTG CCCCAATCAGTTCGTTATCAAG CTTATGTGGAATTCGATTCCTAACGTACAACGTCAATCACAGCAGCGGTTCCCTAGGAACGCTTACCAGCCACCGTCAAATGTTCCTCAAACCCAGGCTCAGCGTACGTCTTACGTAccgcctcagcagcaacaaccaCAAGGAGCCTACCAGCCGCGTCAGCAGCAGCCTCAGGGCCAGACCAACCAAGCCGGCCAGCTCGTGCTCTCTGACAAGCCGTGGAATCAAGCCGGTTACTCCAACACAGGCTACGTAGCGCGGCAGCCACGCGCTCGGCCAGCCGCAGCATACCAAGCGGAGCCACAAGAAGTTGCTCCTCCCGACGAGAGCTTGCCAGCGTTTTACGACGGCCAGCACTTCTATGACCCCCACACTGACGCGTATTACGTAGATGAGGAATACAACAGCTATGCGGAGTACCCTGAGGAGGATCCTCAAGCGTACTGGCAGGCCCCTCCTTTTCAGGACAACGAGGACAACGAGGACGACCATGACCAACCATGTTACTCCGTGACAGAGGATCTCACACCTACCACTACCTACCCAAAGCCCGACTGTACAAACGGGCCGGTTGACCTAGTCCATGTTGCCACTATCAGCCGCGGCCAAAATAAGGTGGCGTGCCGATCTATCATGAACAACAATCCGACGGCGTACGCCTTAATCTACCAGACTAAGGCAAAGAAAGACCTAGCATACGCCCGTCTGCAGGACCTCGACGGCTTCCGCGAACGTATCTGTGACACAGCTAACGACTTCCCCTGTACTGCCTTCCCCGATAACAGACCATACGACCATACCTGGCAAACTGTTCCGGAGCCAAGCTTCGACGGTCAGGCTTTCACCTACGGAAGACCATTCCCAAACCAAGACCCCCCAGCACAGCACGCAGCCAAGCTCAAGCTTATCCCATGGGAAGACATTTACGAGATCCTCGACTCATTCGGCAACCCTACTGCTCGTCAACGACGACGCGCCCGCCGCgaaaaggagagagaggagaatATTAC CCAAATCGATGGCGCCCCCGACCTCGTCGGCCCAGTCATATCTCTGCTGCTAGCTGTCGAGGCACTATGGCAATACGTTGGTACTAGTACAAATCTTACGCGGATTACTTCCCTTGACCACGCTGGACTGATCGATTTCCGCGCCCGCTTCGTTGAAGGGGACCCGCGCGTGGTACGCGCGATGCGGGAAGGGCTCGGAACTTCCCTTAACGCCGTTCGTGATGCCATTGCTTTTGCTGAGGGCCTCATGCTTGTCGACCGATGCTTTGAAACTATGAAGGATGAGACAATTGAGGCGGAAGTGGGGGCAATTGCTACCTTGGTCCGGCCGCCACCACAGACGCCCCTTTCCCCGCACGACCAGCTTGCAATGGACTTTTAG